A single genomic interval of Granulicella tundricola MP5ACTX9 harbors:
- a CDS encoding BON domain-containing protein, whose amino-acid sequence MRFNLLLAAALIAAPAFAQPAPQQPEAGNPNTFAQADQMRIVQQVRHQLLSLPDYAVFDSLSFGIRGRTIILNGFASRPILKDEAQKVVKSIEGVETVENQIKVLPFSNFDDQIRVAVYRRIYSQPALRKYTGSPVGFGAFPSVARAAGGITNDPPLGYHAIHIIVDNGHVILKGVVDSESDATIAYVQANSTPGTFSVENDLVVPNAPPRESK is encoded by the coding sequence ATGCGCTTCAACCTTCTGCTCGCCGCCGCCCTCATCGCTGCCCCCGCCTTCGCCCAGCCTGCACCCCAGCAGCCCGAAGCCGGTAACCCCAACACCTTCGCGCAGGCCGACCAGATGCGCATCGTCCAGCAGGTCCGCCACCAACTCCTCAGCCTGCCCGACTACGCCGTCTTCGACTCCCTCTCCTTCGGCATCCGCGGCCGCACCATCATCCTCAACGGCTTCGCCTCCCGCCCCATCCTCAAGGACGAGGCCCAGAAGGTCGTCAAATCCATTGAAGGCGTAGAGACGGTCGAAAACCAGATCAAGGTCCTCCCCTTCTCCAACTTCGACGACCAGATCCGCGTCGCCGTCTACCGCCGCATCTACTCGCAGCCCGCCCTGCGCAAGTACACCGGCTCACCCGTCGGCTTCGGCGCCTTCCCATCCGTAGCCCGCGCTGCCGGCGGCATCACCAACGACCCGCCCCTCGGCTACCACGCCATCCACATCATCGTGGACAACGGCCACGTCATCCTCAAGGGCGTAGTCGATAGCGAATCCGACGCCACCATCGCCTACGTCCAGGCCAACTCCACCCCCGGCACCTTCTCCGTAGAAAACGACCTAGTAGTCCCCAACGCCCCACCCAGGGAGAGCAAATAA
- a CDS encoding Fic family protein encodes MAEEIRHSKADEAVVVTDPKLAAELEAANGLKQYNLVTDMVQAFLDPERPFRLRPSHIQGLHRAALQGLTGYAGNWRPSKVGIQGSKHAPPEAFEVPERIEELCDYVNDRWKDKSPIHLAAYVMWRLNWIHPFTDGNGRTSRAVSYLVLCVRLGYLLPGHLTIPDQIEAEKTPYYKALEAADVAWAENRVDLTAMKGLLSTMLAKQLLAVHQESGSGGE; translated from the coding sequence ATGGCGGAGGAGATTCGGCATAGCAAGGCTGACGAGGCGGTCGTAGTGACCGATCCGAAGCTTGCGGCGGAGCTCGAAGCAGCCAATGGTCTCAAGCAGTACAACCTGGTTACGGATATGGTGCAGGCGTTCCTCGATCCTGAGCGCCCTTTCCGGCTTCGTCCATCGCACATCCAAGGGTTGCATCGGGCTGCACTTCAGGGTCTCACCGGGTATGCAGGAAACTGGCGGCCTTCAAAGGTCGGGATTCAGGGCAGCAAGCATGCTCCTCCCGAGGCGTTCGAGGTTCCGGAACGGATTGAGGAGCTTTGCGATTACGTGAACGACAGGTGGAAGGATAAGAGTCCTATCCATTTGGCGGCCTATGTGATGTGGCGCCTGAACTGGATTCATCCGTTTACGGATGGGAATGGGCGGACCTCGCGGGCAGTCTCCTACCTGGTGCTTTGTGTGCGGTTGGGATATCTTCTACCCGGTCATCTGACCATTCCCGACCAAATAGAGGCGGAGAAGACGCCGTACTACAAAGCGCTTGAGGCGGCGGATGTGGCATGGGCTGAGAACCGTGTCGATCTGACTGCGATGAAGGGCTTGCTGAGTACGATGCTGGCCAAGCAGTTGCTTGCGGTGCATCAGGAGTCTGGGTCGGGTGGGGAGTAG
- a CDS encoding AIPR family protein — MPTKTTTNEAAAGNARLYQVLCGVLDDLRAEAPASSALYHPPPSNGDALIQARSRSLLHLFLKSRFGVLAFQQRESFVTDGSNDGGIDAFYIDDQRKVIYLVQSKFRATAGNFASTNMTANDLLKMDVKRILSGELKNESGIPYNDRIKKNLQAAIRRLPDAAGYAREIVLIGNVANLSTAQLKRLVDGYHYEIYPSERIFQELLFPVITGTYYNDPKLLIKINLGNVRGAEAHLDYDAQTKSQKTNIKLIFVPTKEIGRVMMTYRNSILKFNPRSFLELDRNQVNREIEASIRNKSTNEFALFNNGITITTDNTKISQDTGRRGTAQLVLTNPQLVNGAQTAYTLCQIYESCIDSGNFGVFQGKEVLVKVITFVGTAPAKEVKERTFLVAAISKATNAQTKVDDYDRRSNDPLQMDLQKAFYEKFGLLYERKRGEFSDGLRNGYISRDLLVNRENLVRVSLACGFRVNQARAGISKFATEAELAVLLKLSDFPKYAYGYEVLNDLGSLCAGGRFDDVGV, encoded by the coding sequence ATGCCCACTAAAACAACCACTAATGAAGCCGCCGCAGGAAACGCCAGACTCTACCAAGTTTTATGTGGTGTGCTAGATGACTTGCGGGCAGAGGCTCCTGCTTCAAGCGCACTCTACCACCCGCCCCCGAGCAATGGGGATGCCTTGATTCAAGCGCGATCGCGATCGCTATTACACCTCTTCCTTAAATCACGATTCGGCGTCTTGGCTTTTCAGCAGCGCGAATCATTCGTCACTGATGGCTCAAATGACGGAGGAATAGATGCTTTCTATATCGATGATCAACGGAAAGTGATCTACCTTGTTCAGTCTAAATTCCGGGCGACTGCAGGGAATTTTGCCAGCACAAACATGACGGCCAATGATCTTCTAAAAATGGATGTCAAGAGGATTCTAAGCGGCGAGTTAAAAAATGAGAGTGGTATACCCTACAACGATCGGATCAAGAAAAATCTTCAAGCAGCAATTAGACGCCTCCCAGATGCCGCGGGATATGCACGCGAGATAGTCCTGATAGGAAATGTCGCGAACCTATCAACTGCTCAGTTGAAGAGGCTGGTAGATGGTTACCATTACGAAATATATCCTTCCGAGAGAATCTTTCAAGAGCTTCTCTTTCCTGTTATTACGGGGACTTATTATAATGATCCTAAACTACTTATAAAGATAAATCTTGGGAATGTCCGAGGGGCGGAAGCACATCTGGACTATGACGCGCAAACAAAGTCACAGAAGACGAATATCAAGCTGATCTTCGTCCCGACTAAAGAAATAGGCCGTGTCATGATGACCTACAGAAACTCCATCCTGAAGTTCAACCCCCGGAGTTTCTTGGAACTCGATCGTAATCAGGTTAATCGCGAAATTGAAGCCTCTATACGTAACAAATCAACAAATGAGTTTGCTTTGTTCAACAACGGCATCACAATCACGACAGACAATACGAAAATTAGTCAAGATACTGGCCGGCGTGGAACCGCTCAACTGGTTTTGACTAATCCGCAGTTAGTAAATGGTGCTCAGACGGCATACACCCTTTGCCAAATTTATGAATCATGTATAGACTCTGGAAACTTTGGCGTGTTTCAAGGAAAGGAAGTTCTTGTTAAGGTCATAACTTTTGTAGGAACCGCTCCTGCAAAGGAAGTGAAGGAGAGGACGTTCCTTGTCGCCGCGATTTCCAAGGCCACTAACGCTCAAACAAAAGTAGATGACTACGATAGGAGGTCTAATGATCCATTACAAATGGATCTTCAAAAAGCATTCTACGAGAAATTTGGTTTGTTGTACGAACGTAAGCGGGGAGAGTTTAGTGATGGGCTTCGCAACGGCTACATCAGCCGCGATCTTCTAGTTAACCGGGAAAACCTTGTCAGGGTGAGTTTGGCATGTGGATTCCGAGTAAATCAGGCACGGGCTGGAATCAGTAAGTTTGCCACTGAGGCAGAATTAGCAGTCCTGCTAAAGCTCTCAGACTTTCCTAAATATGCCTATGGCTATGAAGTCCTTAACGACCTAGGGAGCCTCTGCGCAGGCGGCCGATTTGACGATGTCGGTGTGTGA
- a CDS encoding IS5 family transposase: MKQQTFASQSIFEKYGRKSRRELFLDEMEVVVPWPELQALVEPHYPKAGNGRRPVGLAIMLRTYFMQQWFNLSDPGVEEAFYESFTLRRFAGVDLGVAPAPDETTVLRFRHLLEKHDLGGAMLDAVNLHLAARGIRIETGTIVDATIIHAPSSTKNEKKERDPAMRQTRKGKQWYFGLKAHIGVDAKEGHVHSVATSAANVSDVHMLPDLLHGEERKVWGDGGYQGQTKAIRQAAPKAQDMTCKRTRFKNYVDEAAKKKNTTKSKVRAKVEHVFRILKRVFGFDKVRYRGIAKNHHRLCANFALINLYLHRKHLAGTAA, encoded by the coding sequence ATGAAGCAGCAGACGTTTGCGTCCCAGTCGATCTTTGAGAAGTATGGGCGGAAGTCTCGGCGGGAGCTGTTTTTGGATGAGATGGAAGTGGTTGTTCCGTGGCCCGAGTTACAGGCTCTGGTCGAACCGCACTACCCGAAGGCCGGCAACGGCCGTCGTCCTGTCGGGCTTGCGATCATGCTTCGGACGTACTTTATGCAACAGTGGTTCAACTTGTCCGACCCCGGCGTCGAAGAGGCGTTTTATGAGTCCTTCACGCTGCGGCGGTTCGCTGGTGTTGACCTGGGCGTGGCTCCGGCACCGGATGAAACGACAGTGCTGCGCTTCCGCCACCTGCTCGAAAAGCATGACCTTGGCGGTGCCATGCTCGACGCGGTGAACCTGCATCTGGCGGCCAGGGGCATCCGCATCGAGACCGGCACGATCGTGGATGCGACCATTATTCATGCGCCTTCTTCGACCAAGAACGAGAAGAAAGAGCGTGATCCGGCGATGCGTCAGACTCGTAAGGGCAAGCAGTGGTACTTCGGACTGAAGGCGCACATCGGCGTTGATGCAAAAGAAGGTCACGTGCACTCAGTGGCAACGTCGGCGGCCAACGTCTCCGACGTACACATGCTGCCGGATCTGCTACATGGGGAGGAGCGCAAGGTGTGGGGCGACGGCGGCTATCAAGGCCAGACCAAGGCCATCCGGCAGGCCGCGCCCAAGGCCCAGGACATGACCTGCAAGCGAACCAGGTTCAAGAACTATGTCGATGAAGCGGCAAAGAAGAAGAATACGACGAAATCAAAAGTAAGAGCGAAAGTAGAACACGTCTTCCGTATCCTGAAGCGCGTCTTCGGCTTCGACAAGGTACGCTACAGAGGCATCGCCAAGAACCATCACCGGCTATGCGCCAACTTCGCCCTCATCAACCTCTACCTCCACCGCAAGCACCTGGCGGGAACCGCCGCCTAG
- the glmS gene encoding glutamine--fructose-6-phosphate transaminase (isomerizing): MCGIVGYIGPKSVVPVIIEGLRRLEYRGYDSAGIAVGGSPEHPNKLDLRRAPGKLKNLETVIAASPIDGTYGIGHTRWATHGRPTEENAHPHRDGTGTLVVVHNGIVENYLALKKSLIAKGHTFQSETDTEIIAHVIQDELELHEKMGAPRLDSETWVSTEANESQAVLISNTPDRLPLDEAVRRAVKRLTGAFAIGVLSAHAPDTLVAARMGPPAVIGIGEGEFFLASDVPGILHHTRNIHFLQDGEVAVLTKTGVRITDFENNELPLKIQRIAWDPIQAEKAGYKHFMLKEINEQPRAVRDTTLGRVSLETGEIFLPEMQISQQEFKAATGITIAACGTSWHSGLAGKFMIERLARLPVDVDYASEYRYRDPIPDATNLGLLITQSGETADTIAAQQELIRKGSKTLAICNVVGAAITRAAQGTITTNAGPEIGVASTKAFTAQLTALFVFALYLAQQRGTITPEESLHYVTELSKIPAKLEEVLRTVDAQCCELAKSFSTARDFLFLGRGIHYPIALEGALKLKEISYIHAEGYPAGEMKHGPNALIDETLPVVCIATKDPADPSSVLKYEKTLSNIQEVTARSGRVIAIAVEGDHEITQLVEHTIHIPAAPELLLPILEVVPLQLLAYHIAVRRGCDVDQPRNLAKSVTVE; encoded by the coding sequence ATGTGTGGAATCGTCGGATACATCGGTCCTAAGTCAGTCGTCCCCGTCATCATTGAAGGTCTGCGCCGCCTCGAGTACCGCGGCTACGACTCCGCAGGCATCGCCGTAGGCGGCTCCCCCGAGCACCCCAACAAGCTCGACCTCCGCCGCGCCCCCGGCAAGCTCAAGAACCTCGAAACCGTCATCGCCGCCTCCCCCATCGACGGCACCTACGGCATCGGCCACACCCGCTGGGCCACCCACGGCCGCCCCACGGAAGAAAACGCCCACCCCCACCGCGACGGCACCGGCACCCTGGTCGTAGTCCACAACGGCATCGTAGAAAACTACCTGGCCCTGAAAAAATCCCTCATAGCCAAAGGCCACACCTTCCAGTCGGAAACCGACACAGAGATCATCGCCCACGTCATCCAGGACGAACTAGAACTCCACGAAAAAATGGGTGCCCCACGTCTCGATTCTGAGACGTGGGTTTCCACCGAAGCCAACGAATCCCAAGCCGTCCTAATCTCAAACACTCCAGACCGCCTCCCCCTGGACGAAGCCGTCCGCCGAGCCGTCAAGCGCCTCACCGGAGCCTTCGCCATAGGCGTCCTCTCCGCCCACGCACCCGACACCCTCGTCGCCGCCCGCATGGGCCCACCCGCCGTCATCGGCATCGGTGAAGGCGAGTTCTTCCTCGCCTCCGACGTCCCCGGCATCCTCCACCACACCCGCAACATCCACTTCCTCCAGGACGGAGAGGTTGCCGTCCTCACCAAAACCGGCGTCCGCATCACCGACTTCGAGAACAACGAACTCCCCCTAAAAATCCAGCGCATAGCCTGGGACCCCATCCAGGCCGAAAAGGCCGGCTACAAGCACTTCATGCTCAAGGAGATCAACGAGCAGCCCCGCGCCGTCCGCGACACCACCCTCGGCCGCGTCTCACTCGAAACCGGAGAGATCTTCCTCCCCGAAATGCAAATCTCGCAGCAGGAGTTCAAAGCAGCCACCGGCATCACCATCGCCGCCTGCGGCACCAGTTGGCACTCCGGCCTGGCAGGCAAGTTCATGATTGAACGCCTCGCCCGCCTCCCCGTAGACGTCGACTACGCCTCCGAGTACCGCTACCGCGACCCCATCCCCGACGCCACCAACCTCGGCCTCCTCATCACCCAGTCCGGTGAAACCGCCGACACCATCGCCGCCCAACAAGAACTCATCAGAAAGGGTTCCAAAACCCTAGCCATCTGCAACGTCGTCGGCGCAGCCATCACCCGCGCCGCCCAGGGCACCATCACTACCAACGCCGGCCCGGAGATCGGCGTCGCCTCCACCAAGGCCTTCACCGCTCAGCTCACCGCCCTCTTCGTCTTCGCCCTTTACCTCGCCCAGCAGCGCGGGACGATAACGCCGGAAGAGTCGTTGCACTATGTAACAGAACTCTCAAAGATCCCCGCAAAACTCGAAGAGGTTTTGCGGACAGTCGATGCTCAGTGCTGCGAGCTCGCCAAATCCTTCAGCACCGCCCGCGACTTTCTCTTCCTCGGCCGCGGCATCCATTATCCCATCGCGCTGGAGGGCGCGCTCAAGTTGAAGGAGATCTCCTACATCCACGCCGAAGGCTACCCCGCCGGCGAGATGAAGCACGGCCCCAACGCCCTCATCGACGAGACCCTCCCCGTAGTCTGCATCGCCACCAAAGATCCCGCCGACCCCAGCTCCGTCCTCAAGTACGAAAAGACCCTCTCCAACATCCAGGAGGTCACCGCCCGCTCCGGCCGAGTCATCGCCATCGCCGTAGAGGGCGACCACGAGATCACCCAGCTCGTCGAGCACACCATCCACATCCCCGCCGCCCCGGAGCTCCTCCTCCCCATCCTCGAAGTAGTCCCCCTCCAACTCCTCGCCTACCACATAGCCGTGCGAAGAGGCTGCGACGTAGACCAACCCAGAAACCTAGCGAAATCCGTCACCGTGGAGTAA
- a CDS encoding IS5 family transposase, producing MKQQTFASQSSFEKYGRKSRRELFLDEMEVVVPWFELQALIEPHYPKAGNGRRPVGLAIMLRTYFMQQWFNLSDPGVEEAFYESATLRRFAGVDLGVAPAPDETTVLRFRHLLEKHDLGGAILDAVNLHLAAKGIRIETGTIVDATIIHAPSSTKNEKKERDPAMRQTRKGKQWYFGLKAHVGVDAKEGHVHSVATSAANVSDVHMLPDLLHGEERKVWGDGGYQGQTKAIRQAAPKAQDMTCKRTRFKTYVDEAAKKKNTTKSKVRAKVEHVFRILKRVFGFDKVRYRGIAKNHHRLCTNFALINLYLHRKHLAGLAV from the coding sequence ATGAAGCAGCAGACGTTTGCGTCGCAGTCGAGCTTTGAGAAGTATGGGCGGAAGTCTCGGCGGGAGTTGTTTCTGGATGAGATGGAAGTGGTGGTTCCATGGTTCGAGTTACAGGCTCTGATCGAGCCACACTACCCGAAGGCCGGCAACGGCCGTCGTCCTGTCGGGCTTGCGATCATGCTGCGGACCTACTTCATGCAGCAGTGGTTCAACTTGTCCGACCCTGGCGTCGAGGAGGCGTTTTACGAATCCGCCACGCTGCGGCGGTTCGCCGGCGTCGACCTGGGCGTGGCTCCGGCGCCAGATGAAACGACCGTGCTGCGCTTCCGCCACCTGCTCGAAAAGCACGACCTTGGCGGCGCGATACTCGACGCGGTGAACTTGCATCTGGCAGCCAAGGGCATCCGCATCGAGACCGGTACGATCGTGGATGCGACCATCATCCACGCGCCTTCTTCTACGAAGAACGAGAAGAAAGAGCGTGATCCGGCGATGCGTCAGACTCGTAAGGGCAAGCAGTGGTACTTCGGACTGAAAGCGCACGTGGGCGTCGATGCAAAAGAAGGTCACGTGCACTCGGTAGCAACGTCGGCGGCCAACGTCTCGGACGTACATATGCTGCCGGATCTGCTGCATGGGGAGGAGCGCAAGGTGTGGGGCGACGGCGGCTATCAAGGCCAGACGAAGGCCATCCGGCAGGCCGCGCCCAAGGCCCAGGACATGACCTGCAAGCGAACCAGGTTCAAGACCTATGTCGATGAAGCGGCAAAGAAGAAAAATACGACGAAATCAAAAGTAAGAGCGAAAGTAGAACATGTCTTCCGTATCCTGAAGCGCGTGTTCGGCTTCGACAAGGTGCGCTACCGAGGTATCGCCAAGAACCATCACCGGCTATGCACTAACTTCGCCCTCATCAACCTCTACCTCCACCGCAAGCACCTGGCAGGGCTGGCCGTATAG